From Aedes albopictus strain Foshan chromosome 1, AalbF5, whole genome shotgun sequence, one genomic window encodes:
- the LOC109397925 gene encoding thiamine transporter 1-like: protein MEGWQRVSLILCIFGFLKEFRPSEPFVFQFLTGPWHNVTVEQVVQDVFPIGTYSYVAQLVVVFLITDYFRYKPLIIVAGLAGTVVWCLFVWTSSLGALQVLEVFYGTYMAAEIAYWTYIYAKVDRKHYQKVTSHIRSATQAGRFLAATISQTVIYFGITDYLGLNYISLGAQLATTIWAFLLPPVPASMYFHHQEPPPDEEIELKTENSVPTAPETTCSRATTLLWNHFKSAYTCFTVVRYSLWYSLAVCFYYQITSYVQALWSEIGGPDTVLWNGAVEAILTLMGSIVAFLAGYVPQRFLKLHTTILALSTIAILEGFGLLMATKTTNLTVSYVGYTLFGILHAFTITLVSSEIAKHISDDSFALIFGINTMVGLVSQTILTIAVVDSDGWFALDIRGQFTVYSISFVAIGVLFIVFLTIELCRGPAKAQSKSSINRQ, encoded by the exons ATGGAAGGCTGGCAACGTGTTTCTTTGATTTTGTGCATTTTcggtttcctgaaggagttccgacCGAGTGAACCGTTCGTGTTTCAGTTTCTGACCGGTCCCTGGCACAACGTGACTGTCGAACAGGTAGTGCAAGATGTGTTCCCCATTGGGACGTATTCGTACGTGGCTCAGCTGGTGGTGGTGTTTTTGATTACGGACTATTTTCGCTACAAACCGTTGATTATTGTGGCCGGTTTGGCCGGGACCGTGGTATGGTGTTTGTTCGTGTGGACCAGTTCACTTGGGGCGCTGCAAGTTCTGGAAGTGTTCTATGGAACTTACATGGCTGCAGAGATAGCATATTGGACGTACATCTACGCGAAGGTTGACAGGAAGCACTATCAGAAGGTCACCTCGCATATCCGGTCGGCCACTCAGGCCGGGAGGTTCCTAGCAGCAACGATTTCACAAACTGTTATCTACTTCGGTATCACCGACTATCTGGGACTGAACTACATTTCTTTGGGAG CTCAACTCGCAACTACGATATGGGCCTTCTTACTGCCTCCCGTCCCGGCAAGTATGTACTTCCACCATCAAGAGCCTCCCCCGGACGAGGAAATCGAGCTCAAAACAGAAAACTCTGTCCCCACCGCTCCCGAAACAACCTGCAGTCGAGCAACAACTCTCCTATGGAACCACTTCAAGTCGGCTTACACCTGCTTCACCGTAGTACGATACAGTTTGTGGTACTCCCTAGCCGTATGCTTCTACTATCAAATCACTTCTTACGTTCAAGCTTTATGGTCCGAGATCGGCGGCCCAGATACCGTACTCTGGAACGGAGCGGTGGAGGCCATACTCACCCTCATGGGATCCATAGTGGCCTTCCTTGCCGGGTATGTTCCACAAAGGTTCCTCAAACTCCACACAACCATCCTAGCGCTATCGACGATCGCCATCCTAGAAGGCTTCGGGTTGCTCATGGCTACGAAAACCACCAACCTCACCGTGTCCTACGTTGGCTACACATTGTTCGGCATCCTGCACGCTTTCACCATCACGCTCGTCAGCTCGGAAATCGCCAAACACATCTCCGATGACAGTTTTGCGCTTATTTTCGGCATCAACACCATGGTCGGATTGGTATCGCAAACCATACTCACCATTGCTGTGGTCGACAGTGACGGCTGGTTCGCGCTGGACATCCGCGGTCAGTTCACCGTGTACAGCATCAGTTTCGTCGCCATTGGAGTGCTCTTCATCGTATTTCTCACCATCGAGCTGTGTCGCGGTCCCGCAAAAGCTCAATCGAAATCATCCATCAATAGGCAATAG